One part of the Paraburkholderia flagellata genome encodes these proteins:
- a CDS encoding ammonium transporter, whose product MDNLKTGTDTLFLLLGAAMVLAMHAGFAFLELGTVRKKNQVNALVKILVDFSISTIAYFFIGYTLAYGVQFFSHADVLAEHNGYALVRFFFLLTFAAAIPAIVSGGIAERSKFNPQLFATFVIVGFIYPFFEGMVWNNRLGFENAMTHMFGVPFHDFAGSVVVHAFGGWIALPAVLLLGPRHGRYTRDGRIAAHPPSNIPFLALGAWVLAVGWFGFNVMSAQTIDKISGLVAVNSLMAMVGGTLAAWFAGRNDPGFTYNGPLAGLVAVCAGSDIMHPLGALVTGAVAGALFVYMFTCVQNRWRIDDVLGVWPLHGLCGVWGGIAAGIFGQRWLGGLGGVSLGAQIVGTIAGIVIAFLGGLMVYGLLRKFVGLRIDREQEFNGTDLSIHKITATPERETVS is encoded by the coding sequence ATGGACAATCTCAAGACCGGAACCGACACGCTATTTCTGCTGCTGGGCGCCGCCATGGTGCTCGCCATGCACGCCGGGTTCGCGTTTCTCGAACTCGGCACCGTGCGCAAGAAGAACCAGGTCAATGCGCTCGTGAAGATCCTCGTCGATTTTTCGATTTCGACGATCGCCTACTTCTTCATCGGCTATACGCTCGCCTACGGCGTGCAATTCTTCTCGCACGCCGACGTGCTCGCCGAGCACAACGGCTACGCGCTCGTGCGCTTCTTCTTCTTGCTCACCTTCGCGGCGGCGATTCCGGCCATCGTGTCAGGCGGCATTGCGGAGCGCTCGAAGTTCAATCCGCAACTGTTCGCGACCTTCGTGATCGTTGGCTTCATCTACCCGTTTTTCGAGGGGATGGTGTGGAACAACCGCCTCGGTTTCGAAAATGCGATGACGCACATGTTCGGCGTGCCGTTCCATGACTTCGCGGGCTCTGTGGTCGTCCACGCGTTCGGCGGCTGGATCGCGCTGCCGGCCGTGCTGCTGCTCGGGCCGCGCCACGGCCGCTATACGCGCGACGGCCGCATCGCCGCGCATCCGCCCTCGAACATTCCGTTTCTCGCGCTCGGCGCGTGGGTGCTCGCGGTGGGCTGGTTCGGCTTCAACGTGATGAGCGCGCAGACCATCGACAAGATCAGCGGTCTCGTCGCCGTCAATTCGCTCATGGCGATGGTGGGCGGCACGCTCGCCGCCTGGTTCGCGGGCCGCAACGATCCGGGCTTCACCTACAACGGGCCGCTCGCGGGGCTCGTGGCCGTGTGCGCGGGCTCGGACATCATGCATCCGCTCGGCGCGCTCGTGACGGGCGCGGTGGCCGGCGCGCTGTTCGTCTATATGTTCACGTGCGTGCAAAACCGCTGGCGCATCGACGACGTGCTCGGCGTGTGGCCGCTGCACGGCCTGTGCGGCGTGTGGGGCGGCATCGCCGCGGGTATTTTCGGCCAGCGCTGGCTGGGCGGACTCGGCGGCGTTTCGCTTGGCGCGCAGATCGTCGGCACGATTGCCGGCATCGTGATCGCCTTCCTCGGCGGCCTCATGGTGTACGGCCTGCTGCGCAAGTTCGTGGGACTGCGCATCGATCGCGAACAGGAGTTCAACGGCACCGACCTGTCGATCCACAAGATCACGGCCACGCCGGAACGCGAAACGGTTTCCTGA
- a CDS encoding SDR family oxidoreductase, protein MNRFANKTVLVTGGSSGIGLAAAQAYVAEGAYVIVTGRDEAGLEAARLALGPNARAWRNDAASLTGARELAAAVRDAGVRLDAVFINAGVAKLAPFEQVDEALWDVTFDTNVKGAYFQIQALLPVLNDGAAIVLNGSINAHIGMPTSSVYAASKAALISFAKTLSAELLPRGIRVNVVSPGPVKTPLYNKFGMDAAALAAAEESIRALVPLKRFATAEEIASTVLHLSAAESAFMIGTEVIVAGGMGQL, encoded by the coding sequence ATGAACCGCTTTGCCAACAAGACTGTCCTCGTCACCGGCGGATCCAGCGGCATCGGCCTCGCTGCCGCGCAAGCCTACGTCGCCGAAGGCGCGTACGTCATCGTCACTGGCCGCGACGAAGCCGGGCTCGAAGCCGCGCGCCTCGCGCTCGGCCCGAACGCCCGCGCCTGGCGAAACGATGCGGCCTCGCTCACCGGTGCGCGCGAACTGGCTGCCGCCGTGCGCGACGCGGGCGTGCGCCTCGACGCCGTGTTCATCAATGCGGGCGTGGCGAAGCTCGCGCCGTTCGAGCAAGTGGACGAAGCGCTGTGGGATGTGACCTTCGACACCAACGTGAAGGGCGCCTATTTCCAGATTCAAGCGCTCTTGCCGGTGCTCAACGACGGCGCGGCCATCGTGCTCAACGGCTCGATCAACGCGCATATCGGCATGCCCACGTCGTCGGTGTATGCGGCGAGCAAGGCTGCGCTGATTTCGTTTGCGAAGACGCTCTCGGCCGAACTGCTGCCGCGCGGCATTCGGGTGAACGTGGTGAGCCCCGGGCCCGTGAAGACGCCGCTCTATAACAAGTTCGGCATGGACGCCGCCGCGCTCGCGGCGGCCGAGGAATCGATCCGCGCGCTGGTGCCGCTCAAGCGCTTTGCGACGGCTGAGGAGATTGCCTCGACCGTGCTGCATCTGAGCGCGGCCGAATCGGCCTTCATGATCGGCACCGAAGTGATCGTCGCCGGTGGCATGGGCCAGCTTTGA
- a CDS encoding MdtA/MuxA family multidrug efflux RND transporter periplasmic adaptor subunit encodes MDQQEKRPDSSRKETTPQSPAPVAARRSKGKFIALGVVIVIAGIVLARWQPWNKALSGGNAAPAAGARARHGGPGAMANMPQPVSVATAQAGDMPIVITALGTVTPLADITVRTQLSGTLQDVYFQEGQMVKKGDVLAQIDPRPYQISLANAEGQLGRDQALLATARLDLKRYQTLLSQDSIASQQVDTQASLVKQYEGTVKSDQANVDTYKLDLTYARIVAPASGRVGLRQVDPGNYVTPSDTNGIVVLTQLEPISVIFTTSEDNLPPIMKQLRAGTKMSVTAYDRSNTTMLEAGSLQTIDNQIDTTTGTVKLRASFTNHEQGLFPNQFVNARLLVDTLHNAVIVPTSAVLNGSQGQYVYVAKPDNTVSVRLVKVGPVDAERTSIASGLAVGERVVTDGSDRLREGAKITIPAEHPQHAKGASGASGAKGASWAGAASGARHAHRHASQTQAQ; translated from the coding sequence ATGGATCAACAAGAAAAGCGCCCGGATTCCTCCCGTAAAGAAACGACGCCGCAGTCCCCTGCTCCGGTCGCCGCCAGGCGCAGCAAGGGCAAGTTCATCGCGCTGGGTGTGGTCATCGTGATCGCCGGCATCGTGCTCGCACGCTGGCAACCGTGGAACAAGGCGCTCTCGGGCGGCAACGCAGCACCGGCGGCCGGCGCGCGCGCGCGTCACGGCGGCCCGGGCGCCATGGCCAACATGCCTCAGCCAGTGAGCGTGGCCACCGCCCAGGCCGGCGATATGCCCATCGTCATCACCGCGCTCGGCACGGTTACGCCGCTTGCCGACATCACGGTGCGCACACAACTATCCGGCACGCTTCAGGACGTGTACTTCCAGGAAGGCCAGATGGTGAAGAAAGGCGACGTGCTCGCGCAGATCGATCCGCGCCCCTACCAGATCTCGCTCGCCAACGCCGAAGGCCAGCTGGGCCGCGACCAGGCGCTACTCGCCACGGCGCGCCTCGACCTCAAGCGCTACCAGACGCTGCTCTCGCAAGACTCGATCGCGAGCCAGCAGGTCGACACGCAGGCATCGCTCGTCAAGCAGTACGAGGGCACCGTCAAGTCCGATCAGGCCAACGTCGATACCTACAAGCTCGACCTCACCTACGCGCGGATCGTCGCACCGGCGTCGGGCCGCGTGGGCCTGCGCCAGGTCGATCCGGGCAACTACGTGACGCCCAGCGACACCAACGGCATCGTCGTGCTCACGCAGCTCGAGCCGATCAGCGTGATCTTCACGACTTCGGAGGACAACCTGCCGCCCATCATGAAGCAGCTGCGCGCGGGCACGAAAATGTCGGTCACCGCCTACGACCGCAGCAACACCACCATGCTGGAAGCGGGGTCGCTCCAGACCATCGACAACCAGATCGACACCACCACGGGCACCGTCAAGCTGCGCGCGAGCTTCACGAACCACGAACAAGGGCTCTTTCCGAACCAGTTCGTCAATGCGCGCCTGCTCGTCGATACGCTCCACAACGCCGTGATCGTGCCCACTTCGGCCGTGCTCAACGGCTCGCAGGGGCAATACGTCTACGTCGCGAAACCCGACAACACGGTGAGCGTGCGGCTCGTGAAGGTCGGCCCCGTCGACGCCGAACGCACCAGCATCGCTTCGGGCCTCGCCGTGGGCGAGCGCGTGGTGACCGACGGCTCCGACCGTTTGCGCGAAGGCGCGAAGATCACGATTCCCGCCGAGCACCCGCAGCACGCGAAAGGCGCGTCGGGCGCATCCGGCGCGAAAGGCGCATCGTGGGCCGGTGCGGCCTCGGGCGCGCGTCATGCCCACCGCCACGCATCGCAGACGCAAGCCCAGTAA
- a CDS encoding IclR family transcriptional regulator has translation MTSAPDSRNSDETPRDKDGGADEVTALARGLAVLRCVAAADAPLSNRELTELTGIPKPTLSRLTGTLVSTGFLARLPDSERFVLTSSVLELSNGFLRNSDIRSRARPYLSRLAERTALSVHLTVRDRLDMVVIDAIRPRTAVLVTRLEVGSRIDMGRTAVGRAYLAALDPHARAELTAALQTSTGNDWGVFGSRLDAALTETAVNGYALAIGEWYEGLNAIATAFAGPNGEIYAINCGGASQQCTREWLVAHVVPLLRECVERIVDEIGGALRLPHST, from the coding sequence ATGACTTCCGCACCCGATTCGCGCAATTCCGACGAAACCCCGCGCGACAAAGACGGTGGCGCTGACGAAGTGACCGCGCTCGCGCGCGGTCTCGCCGTGCTGCGCTGCGTCGCAGCCGCCGACGCGCCGCTCAGCAACCGCGAACTCACCGAACTGACCGGCATTCCCAAGCCCACGCTTTCGCGGCTCACCGGCACGCTCGTGAGCACAGGCTTTCTCGCCCGGCTCCCCGACAGCGAACGCTTCGTGCTCACGTCGTCGGTGCTGGAACTCTCCAACGGCTTTTTGCGCAATTCCGACATCCGCAGCCGCGCACGGCCATATCTCTCGCGGCTTGCCGAGCGCACCGCGCTCTCGGTGCACCTCACCGTGCGCGACCGTCTGGACATGGTCGTCATCGACGCGATCCGCCCGCGCACCGCCGTGCTCGTCACGCGCCTCGAGGTCGGCTCGCGCATCGACATGGGCCGCACCGCCGTCGGGCGCGCCTACCTCGCAGCGCTCGATCCGCACGCGCGCGCCGAACTCACCGCCGCGCTGCAGACCTCGACCGGCAACGACTGGGGCGTTTTCGGCAGCCGGCTCGACGCCGCGCTCACCGAGACTGCCGTCAACGGGTACGCGCTCGCGATCGGCGAGTGGTACGAGGGGCTCAACGCCATTGCCACGGCGTTCGCCGGTCCTAACGGCGAGATCTACGCCATCAACTGCGGCGGCGCCTCGCAGCAGTGCACGCGCGAGTGGCTCGTCGCCCACGTCGTGCCGCTGTTGCGCGAATGTGTCGAACGCATCGTCGACGAAATTGGCGGCGCCCTGCGCCTGCCCCATTCAACCTGA
- a CDS encoding DJ-1/PfpI family protein produces MAVKKILFLTGDFAEDYETMVPFQALQAVGHRVDAVCPGKKAGERVKTAIHDFEGDQTYTEKPGHQFALNATFDEIDAGSYDALAIAGGRAPEYLRLDPKVIELVRHFAQANKPIAAICHAAQLLAAAEVIRGKRISAYPACAPEVRLAGGEYADIAIDSAVTDAPFVTAPAWPAHPEWLRQFLVLLGTRIEP; encoded by the coding sequence GAAACGATGGTGCCGTTCCAGGCGTTGCAGGCCGTCGGCCACCGCGTCGACGCCGTATGCCCCGGCAAGAAGGCCGGCGAGCGCGTGAAGACTGCGATCCACGATTTCGAGGGTGACCAGACCTACACCGAAAAGCCGGGGCACCAGTTCGCGCTCAACGCGACCTTCGACGAAATCGACGCCGGCAGCTACGACGCGCTCGCCATCGCGGGGGGGCGTGCGCCCGAATACCTGCGCCTCGACCCGAAGGTTATCGAACTGGTGCGTCACTTCGCCCAGGCGAACAAGCCAATCGCGGCTATCTGCCATGCGGCTCAACTGCTCGCCGCGGCCGAGGTGATCCGCGGCAAGCGCATTTCCGCCTATCCAGCCTGCGCGCCCGAGGTGCGGCTCGCGGGCGGCGAGTACGCCGACATCGCCATCGACAGCGCAGTGACCGACGCCCCCTTCGTCACCGCGCCGGCGTGGCCCGCTCATCCCGAATGGCTGCGCCAGTTCCTCGTGCTCCTCGGCACGCGCATCGAGCCGTAA
- a CDS encoding sensor histidine kinase, which translates to MRLTTKGLLLIAIPAVFELSLLSAIVKAETDAAAAEAWGQHSQAVLAQASRVLEPVLVESVKLRGAVAANDTSYATPVSMWMDVDRRIDRLVDLVSDNPSQVERAVQIRHAVQNYRQWSDRVQDLLRSGRRTDLAERFRALMAADVLDRVRTQIVSLQTEERRLDVLRVSAAEAARAQQQTLVMTAVLGSIVLVAIAVWIFTRGVRGRLDALSDNANRLAANEPLAPLTAGNDEIAELDLTLHQTSQRLIEAERLRLGFQADLARRADQLARINENLRQQTQENEMFIHGVSHDLRAPLVNLQGFSRELTHACDDLRERIAKSSLAPAARARIERTIDEDIGEALRYLQTAVLRASHIIDALLRLARVGRVEYRRQRVSVQELVQRVVDAMHASIRARGAQVSVQTLPDVWGDPTALEQVFANLIGNALNYLDPARDGRVEIGTAHAPPGVESLQIFYVRDNGLGIPEVGLPRLFQAFQRMHGNVAPGEGIGLALVRRVVERHGGRVWVESMEGEGTTFYLTLPDALAVAPPLPGDAEQIISALERAERSEGVLGGPAGYGASDSAGGANAKGGVRSELRTAPPTALRPPAGA; encoded by the coding sequence ATGCGCCTCACGACCAAAGGGCTTCTGCTGATCGCGATTCCCGCCGTATTCGAACTGAGCTTGCTGTCGGCCATCGTGAAGGCCGAGACCGACGCCGCCGCCGCAGAGGCGTGGGGCCAGCACAGCCAGGCCGTGCTCGCGCAGGCTTCGCGCGTGCTCGAACCGGTGCTGGTCGAGTCGGTGAAACTGCGCGGTGCAGTGGCGGCCAACGACACGAGCTACGCCACACCCGTTTCGATGTGGATGGACGTGGACCGCCGCATCGACCGGCTCGTCGATCTCGTCTCCGACAATCCCTCGCAGGTCGAGCGCGCCGTGCAGATTCGCCACGCCGTGCAGAACTATCGCCAGTGGTCGGACCGCGTTCAGGACCTCCTGCGCTCGGGCCGCCGCACCGACCTCGCCGAGCGCTTTCGCGCGCTCATGGCCGCCGACGTGCTCGACCGCGTGCGCACGCAGATCGTCTCGCTCCAGACCGAGGAGCGCCGCCTCGACGTTTTGCGGGTTTCCGCCGCCGAAGCGGCACGCGCTCAGCAGCAGACGCTCGTGATGACGGCGGTGCTCGGCTCGATCGTGCTGGTCGCGATTGCCGTCTGGATCTTTACGCGCGGTGTGCGCGGGCGGCTCGATGCGCTTTCCGATAACGCGAACCGGCTGGCCGCGAACGAACCGCTCGCGCCACTCACGGCGGGCAACGACGAAATCGCCGAACTCGATCTCACGCTGCACCAGACCAGCCAGCGCCTGATCGAAGCCGAGCGGCTGCGCCTCGGTTTTCAGGCCGACCTTGCGCGGCGCGCGGACCAGCTTGCGCGCATCAACGAAAATCTGCGCCAGCAGACTCAGGAAAACGAGATGTTCATCCACGGCGTGTCGCACGATCTGCGCGCGCCGCTCGTGAACCTGCAGGGCTTTTCGCGCGAACTCACTCATGCGTGCGACGACTTGCGCGAGCGCATCGCGAAGTCTTCGCTCGCACCGGCAGCACGCGCGCGCATCGAGCGGACCATCGACGAGGACATCGGCGAGGCGTTGCGCTATCTGCAAACGGCTGTGCTGCGCGCATCACACATCATCGACGCGCTACTGCGGCTCGCGCGCGTAGGACGCGTGGAGTACCGGCGCCAGCGCGTGAGCGTGCAGGAACTGGTGCAGCGCGTGGTCGACGCGATGCATGCCTCGATCCGTGCCCGCGGCGCGCAGGTGAGCGTGCAGACGCTGCCCGACGTATGGGGCGACCCGACGGCGCTGGAACAGGTGTTTGCAAACCTGATCGGCAACGCGCTCAACTATCTCGATCCGGCGCGCGACGGGCGCGTCGAGATCGGCACAGCGCATGCGCCGCCGGGCGTCGAGTCACTGCAGATTTTCTATGTGCGCGACAACGGACTCGGTATTCCCGAGGTGGGCTTGCCGCGGCTCTTTCAGGCGTTCCAGCGCATGCACGGCAACGTTGCGCCGGGCGAGGGCATCGGGCTCGCGCTCGTGCGCCGCGTCGTGGAGCGGCACGGTGGGCGCGTGTGGGTGGAGTCGATGGAAGGCGAGGGTACGACGTTCTATCTGACGTTGCCCGATGCGCTTGCCGTCGCGCCGCCTTTGCCCGGCGATGCGGAGCAGATCATCAGTGCACTCGAACGCGCGGAGCGTTCGGAAGGGGTGCTGGGTGGTCCTGCTGGATATGGCGCGAGCGATAGTGCAGGCGGCGCGAACGCGAAAGGCGGCGTTAGAAGCGAACTCCGGACGGCACCCCCAACGGCGTTGCGACCACCCGCAGGCGCTTAG
- a CDS encoding LysR family transcriptional regulator: MLSEEELALLDAIRETGSLSRAAARLNKAPSTISHAARQLEARFDALLFDRRRYRLQLTPAGHLLAEEASRLMQDVARMAQRVRQVANGWEDRLWIVTDEILEFELLMPVVRDFDALQSGVKLRFTHEVLSGTWEALRDGRADLVVGATNEPPAIDGLHWFELGVMEWVFAVAPRHRLAREKAPLTRERMLAERGVAVGDSARLTPGRGYGLLGAQEVLAVPSMRAKILAQREGLGVGWVPRQRAAKLIERGDLIEKATANPREPNVLYVAWRGEHVGRALQWWIDRLREPRLAKRLVEGIAVTA, encoded by the coding sequence ATGCTCTCCGAAGAGGAACTGGCGTTGCTCGACGCGATCCGCGAAACCGGCAGTCTGTCGCGTGCGGCTGCACGTTTGAACAAGGCGCCTTCCACGATTTCGCATGCCGCGCGCCAACTCGAAGCGCGGTTCGACGCGCTGCTCTTCGACCGCCGACGCTACCGGCTGCAGCTTACCCCGGCCGGGCATCTGCTTGCCGAGGAGGCGAGCCGCCTGATGCAGGACGTCGCGCGCATGGCGCAGCGCGTGCGGCAGGTCGCAAACGGCTGGGAAGACCGCTTATGGATCGTCACCGACGAGATTCTCGAATTCGAACTGTTGATGCCGGTGGTCCGCGACTTCGACGCGCTGCAGTCGGGCGTCAAGCTGCGGTTCACACACGAAGTGCTCTCCGGCACCTGGGAGGCCCTGCGCGACGGTCGCGCCGATCTGGTCGTCGGTGCAACCAACGAGCCGCCGGCCATCGACGGCTTGCACTGGTTCGAGTTGGGCGTGATGGAATGGGTGTTCGCGGTGGCGCCACGCCACCGGCTCGCGCGCGAGAAGGCGCCGCTCACCCGCGAGCGCATGCTGGCCGAACGCGGCGTGGCGGTCGGCGATTCGGCGCGGCTCACGCCCGGTCGCGGCTACGGGCTGCTCGGCGCTCAAGAGGTGCTGGCGGTGCCGTCGATGCGCGCCAAGATCCTCGCGCAGCGCGAGGGCCTGGGCGTGGGCTGGGTGCCGAGGCAGCGCGCGGCGAAGCTGATCGAGCGGGGTGATCTGATCGAGAAGGCCACGGCGAACCCGCGCGAGCCGAACGTGCTGTACGTGGCATGGCGCGGCGAACATGTCGGGCGCGCACTGCAATGGTGGATCGACCGGCTGCGCGAGCCGCGTCTTGCGAAGCGCCTCGTGGAGGGTATCGCGGTCACGGCTTGA
- a CDS encoding class I adenylate-forming enzyme family protein, protein MSVKSASPDSPFVDLTAMIRQRAAKHGARAAIVCDDETVTFAALEAMIDRCAAALQRDGLAPEDVVAICASSSIQYAAVFFGALRAGLAVAPLSPSTHPDSLVAMLDNSRAQILFADDSVCQLLSRVRLPPALRIINIGAAGQYDTWLAPVGAAPAHVEIQPQWAFNIIYSSGTTGTPKGIVQSHAMRYAYTLRSVERGYGPDSVTLIATPLYSNTTLVSFFPTLALGGTVVLMPKFDARQYLALAEREHVTHTMLVPVQYQRILGHPDFDRYDLSSFRAKFCTSAPFPAGLKADALRRWPGQLTEFYGMTEGGASCELCTDEFPNKLHTVGRPLNGHEMRLIDADGREVAAGEAGEIVGRSPAMMTGYYRQPEKTAQAEWYDSDGRRFIRTGDVGRFDEDGFLVLMDRKKDMIISGGLNIYPSDLEQVLARHPEVVESAVVGVPSQRWGETPVAFVTLQPGSALNADALTAWANGQLGKMQRLAEVVIVDALPRSPIGKVLKRELRERFSGEVA, encoded by the coding sequence ATGTCCGTGAAGTCCGCGTCACCCGATTCACCGTTCGTCGATTTGACCGCCATGATTCGCCAACGGGCGGCGAAACACGGCGCGCGTGCGGCGATCGTCTGCGACGATGAAACGGTCACATTCGCCGCACTAGAGGCGATGATCGACCGCTGTGCTGCCGCCCTGCAGCGTGACGGGCTGGCACCCGAAGACGTCGTTGCCATCTGCGCATCGAGTTCCATCCAATACGCCGCGGTATTCTTCGGCGCACTCAGAGCAGGCCTGGCGGTCGCGCCGCTGTCTCCCTCCACGCATCCGGACAGCCTCGTCGCGATGCTCGACAACTCGCGCGCGCAAATTCTCTTCGCCGACGACTCGGTTTGCCAGTTGCTTTCGCGCGTCAGGTTGCCGCCTGCCCTGCGCATCATCAATATCGGTGCGGCGGGGCAATACGACACATGGCTGGCGCCCGTGGGGGCCGCTCCCGCGCATGTGGAGATTCAGCCGCAGTGGGCATTCAACATCATCTACTCCTCTGGCACGACGGGAACGCCCAAGGGGATCGTCCAGTCGCACGCCATGCGCTACGCCTACACGCTGCGAAGCGTCGAGCGCGGATACGGCCCAGACTCTGTCACCTTGATTGCGACGCCCCTCTATTCGAACACCACGCTAGTGAGCTTCTTCCCGACGCTGGCGCTCGGCGGAACGGTCGTCCTCATGCCCAAATTCGACGCGAGGCAATATCTTGCGCTTGCCGAGCGCGAGCATGTCACGCACACCATGCTGGTGCCCGTGCAATACCAGCGCATCCTCGGTCATCCCGACTTCGATCGCTACGACCTGTCCAGTTTCCGCGCGAAGTTCTGCACGAGTGCTCCGTTCCCGGCCGGCCTCAAGGCGGACGCCCTCCGCCGATGGCCAGGCCAGCTCACTGAGTTCTATGGAATGACCGAAGGCGGCGCGTCATGCGAGCTTTGCACGGACGAATTTCCCAACAAGCTGCACACGGTTGGCCGCCCGCTGAACGGCCATGAAATGCGCCTGATCGATGCCGACGGACGCGAGGTTGCCGCCGGAGAAGCGGGCGAGATCGTTGGGCGCTCGCCTGCCATGATGACTGGCTACTATCGGCAGCCCGAAAAAACGGCGCAAGCCGAGTGGTACGACAGCGATGGCCGGCGCTTCATTCGAACCGGGGATGTCGGCCGATTCGACGAAGACGGCTTCCTCGTGTTGATGGACCGCAAGAAGGACATGATCATCTCGGGCGGACTCAACATCTACCCAAGCGATCTGGAACAGGTGCTCGCCCGGCACCCCGAAGTCGTCGAATCTGCGGTGGTAGGCGTGCCATCGCAACGCTGGGGTGAGACGCCGGTGGCGTTTGTCACCCTCCAACCCGGTTCGGCATTGAACGCCGACGCGCTCACCGCCTGGGCCAACGGTCAATTGGGGAAGATGCAGCGCCTGGCCGAAGTCGTGATTGTCGACGCGCTACCGCGCAGCCCGATTGGCAAGGTGCTCAAACGCGAGTTGCGCGAACGCTTTAGCGGCGAGGTCGCCTGA